From bacterium, a single genomic window includes:
- a CDS encoding AMP-binding protein, which yields MSNEKVSIVPQILEKTASRIPDRIAMMVFDGSGGSTELTYSELLQKVRKLASFLKHAGFKKGQHIAVLGKNSPEWAITYFAIQTVGCVTIPLDPALRPQELRYIIRHSDAAAIFNNERFTAPLREENGFESIKQYNLEDIWKIMESEIEILPSFSNQDADLPASIIYTSGTTGSPKGVVLSHRNIIGDIDGMKKRVDLFSEDTFISVLPIHHSFEGTCGFLTPISIGSGICYARALRAKEILEDIQASNATIILGVPLLFDKIYKGIIKGVNKKGGIAKLAFGSVMGVTKLLDGTISRRAGIKTMKVFRKKAGFGNLRLMISGGAAIRPEIVDFFNYFGVTCLQGYGLSETSPVLAASPTTSKKSASVGPAISGVQLKIDLPNQDGVGEILARGVPVFQGYYKNPEATRDAFTPDGWFKTGDLGKIDDEGFLFISGRAKDVIVTAAGKNVYPDEIEEKINASKLVTESIIIGVKHANSEEPFAIIVPDLDGLDKYFSKKWTDDDVEKVMKELIEKVNNQIAPYKRIKGFKIQQEEFPKTSTKKIKRYLYYGKGIRID from the coding sequence ATGAGTAATGAAAAAGTGTCGATAGTTCCGCAGATTCTTGAAAAAACTGCATCGAGAATACCGGATAGAATAGCTATGATGGTTTTCGATGGCAGTGGAGGAAGCACTGAATTAACCTATAGCGAGCTTCTCCAAAAGGTCAGAAAATTGGCCTCTTTTCTGAAACATGCAGGTTTTAAGAAGGGGCAACATATTGCTGTGTTGGGGAAAAACTCCCCGGAGTGGGCTATTACCTATTTTGCAATACAAACAGTCGGTTGCGTGACCATACCACTCGATCCAGCATTGCGCCCTCAGGAACTCCGATATATAATCCGCCATTCTGATGCTGCAGCCATTTTTAATAACGAACGCTTTACTGCGCCATTGAGAGAAGAAAATGGCTTTGAATCGATCAAACAATACAATTTGGAAGATATTTGGAAAATAATGGAATCCGAAATCGAGATATTGCCATCTTTTTCTAATCAGGATGCCGATTTGCCAGCCTCTATTATTTATACTTCAGGAACAACCGGTTCACCCAAAGGCGTTGTTCTGTCTCATAGAAATATAATAGGCGATATTGACGGAATGAAAAAGCGTGTTGACCTGTTCTCCGAAGATACCTTTATTTCAGTGCTTCCGATACATCATAGCTTCGAGGGAACTTGTGGTTTCTTAACCCCCATTAGCATTGGAAGTGGTATTTGCTATGCTCGTGCGCTTAGAGCAAAAGAGATACTCGAGGACATACAGGCATCAAATGCGACGATAATTCTGGGTGTGCCGTTATTATTCGATAAAATTTACAAAGGAATAATTAAAGGTGTCAACAAGAAGGGCGGAATTGCCAAGCTAGCCTTTGGATCGGTTATGGGTGTGACAAAGTTACTCGATGGAACGATCTCTAGAAGAGCTGGTATCAAGACTATGAAGGTGTTCCGAAAAAAAGCAGGATTTGGAAACTTGCGATTAATGATCTCCGGGGGAGCAGCAATTAGGCCCGAAATAGTCGATTTCTTCAATTATTTTGGGGTGACTTGTCTTCAAGGCTACGGTCTTTCAGAAACCTCGCCGGTTTTGGCGGCAAGCCCGACTACAAGCAAAAAATCAGCTTCGGTTGGACCTGCGATTTCAGGAGTGCAATTAAAAATTGACTTACCAAATCAGGATGGAGTTGGCGAGATATTGGCTAGGGGCGTTCCCGTTTTTCAAGGCTATTATAAAAATCCAGAGGCAACGCGCGACGCCTTTACTCCAGATGGATGGTTTAAAACAGGTGATCTTGGCAAAATAGATGACGAAGGTTTCCTCTTTATTAGCGGTCGCGCTAAAGATGTAATCGTGACCGCTGCAGGCAAGAATGTATATCCTGATGAGATAGAGGAGAAAATCAATGCTTCGAAGTTAGTTACCGAATCAATTATCATTGGAGTGAAGCATGCTAATTCCGAAGAACCCTTTGCTATAATTGTGCCGGATTTAGATGGCCTTGACAAGTATTTCAGTAAAAAATGGACGGACGATGATGTCGAGAAAGTGATGAAAGAACTCATAGAAAAGGTAAATAACCAGATTGCTCCGTATAAGCGCATAAAGGGATTCAAAATACAACAGGAAGAATTTCCAAAAACCTCTACGAAAAAGATTAAACGCTATCTTTACTATGGTAAAGGAATAAGAATAGATTAG